The genomic DNA CTTCAAGCTGAAGGCCCACAGAGGCCAGCCGACCCACAAAGTCAACCAGCTCCATCACTGAATCCTTGAACCCTGATAGAGTCATGTTTCTGGGACAGAGGGCAGAGCAGAGTCAGACACACACTTTAACCAGAATGCCATTGGAGGATTCACTCAGGTCTCTGATATGACAGAAGAAAGCTCCCAAATCAGGCACGTGGCATTTCATTACAAACACTGAATCAAGAGTGATGCTGGGAAAGTGTACATTAATACACAATCAATGATTCATACATCTAATCTCTGAACTGTACTCTGGCTAAATATCAGAGGTAAGTTTTGAAATGGCAGTGAATAAAAAATGGATCCCTCCACTTCTGGATAATTTGTTGTGAGGACTCGATACTGATGAAGCCCAGGTATTTAAACATGACTGACACTGACTCCACGCCTTCATTTGGAAGCTGGAAAATCATTTAACTGGAGATTAGGGCTGTTTTTTGGCAAACAAATTTCAATTAAAGGATTTGATGGATAAATGGGTTTAAAACCAACAGGGAAAACACACCGACTGTGTCAATACACACTTCTGCCTGAGTTGCTTTGGTTGCTAGTGGATACAAGGTGGCTTAAATTAAAGCTAAAAAAAGTTGCTGTATAGTAAATCAGTCATGATTTAATCTGAAGAAAATTAGATAACTaaaattaatataattattaagCCTCATATCTATAACAAAATTAGGTAAATCAATtcagaaatattttcattacaTAATCCCACAGTAAGTAACACTTTTATTTCATCTGTGAGTGGTAGTGAGAAGACATTTCTTGGCTTGAAAGTAAAAACTAAACAAGCTATGGCCCCTATGCTCTCAAGTCAATTCACAAAGTGTTTCAGGTATATTGCTTTTTTATGCTCAGGGCATAATCAAGTAACAGGAAGTAGATGTAAGACTTACATGGAGGTGTGGCTGTTGAGGCTGATGTCCAAGTCGTCCTCCAGAGCATACACTGAGTGCCAGGTCAGCCACTTTAACAGCATATTGTTTAGACACTCCATCAGTCCACACTGCAGACACATGATAAAGAGGAAAAGCACTAAGTATACTGCAGTTTAACCACTGAGCTAATAAAAAGGACCCAAACTGAGTGCTTTATAATAACAAGACAAACACTTAATGTTATCTATCTAAATTATAGCAGAAGCTTTTTAAATTCAAGTACAAATAGAGCTCATTCTGCCACAGGGAGGAAAACCTACCTTGAAAAACAGTGAAGATGTAAAGAAAAGCTGCATGAGGGGCTCAAACAGAAGCCGTCTGATTTCTGAAGAAGTGGAGACAGAAGGTTACAGCTGCACAAACTATATAATTAAATGCAATTAGGACATGGCACAATATGACAGGCCTTGCCAACGTGATTTTACTCTAGAGAGGAGCaaggttgtgttgtgtgtatgtttgacgGAGATAGACAAAGACAGAACACGAAATGTGAAGACAGACATGACCCATTGAAGACTCACGGGAACTGGGGATAACAGGAATGTTGCTCAGCAGGCCGAGGATCTGTGGGCGGAGGAGGGAACCATCCCAAACAGTGAGAAATTTGTAGAGAAAAGCCTCTGAACTGGAAAACCCCTCCTGGTGGAGAAATGTGACAAATTAAGAACATTGTCAAATCATTGTTTGACTGTGGTTTTACAGTGCAGCGTCAGCTAAGCATGTGGGTGCAGGTTAATAAATACAGGGAACAGTGAATGACAGCTGTGAGGTAGAGAGGCAGCTATCAGAGCCTGAAGTGTGATGCTCACCTGGAGAAAGTGCTGTGTAGACAGCAACTTGTTCAAAAACTGCAGAGCTTCTTCGGAATTCTGGGAGGCTCCTCCATCGCCGCAGAACAAAAATTCTTAACacaaatagcaaaaaaaaaaaaaaaggtatttagtAAGTGGAAAagtcaagagaaaaaaagaaaatggtagAGGAATCCAGATTCACTGCATCTTCACACAgtgagaccccccccccctcgcccTCACCCACTCTCTTTTAAACCCTCTCAGAAAGAACCCTTTTGATATGCCAACTAGGCGATGTGTTTGGGTTCAACTCAAGGTCAGCTTTGCTTTGGATGAATCTTCCTGATAGAAGATGTCACAACAGTTCGGTAGTCGCTCCCCCCGCCCCCCTTTACCTTCGTGGAGGGCGTAGCCTAGCCAGAAGTTGAGGCGTAGGAGGGCAGACTCATCCTGTACACAGTCCAGGTACTGCAGTGCCAGACTGGAGCCCAGCAGTGAGCCCATCTGAGCGGGCAGCTGGGGGAGGTAAAATTAAGAAATAGGAAACACATACAATTAAGTATGATTGAGAGGCTAAAATAATCAAACCACCATAAATCCAAAGAAGCACAGAGAAGAGCTGGGAAAACAAAACTCATATTCCCAAGTAACTTTACTCACAAAGTTAACCActgcattaaagtgctcatattatgctaatttccaggttcataattgtatttagaggttatatcagaataggtttacatggtttaattttcaaaaaaacaccatatgtttgttgtactacacattgctgcagctcctcttttcaccctgtgtgttgagctctctgttttagctacagagtgaggcatctcacttctgttccatctttgttgggagttgcacatgcacagcagctaggtaaggactactagccagtcagaagcagagtatgagtgcgtgccacgctagcagctaggcgagcattataacgtgttacaaagtgacgcctgttcgtcacggaagtaaaggctggactacaatagagctgtttggagcagtttgtgaacagtgttttctgttggagatggtaagtccctttggggtggactttgggctttttcactttgtaaacccaTTACAGGCACAAaacagatatataacacaataaaggaaaggtaAAAAGCATAAAATGTGCACTTTAATAACAATCTGTTTCAAATCAATCTGTTTACCTGCTACATAATAAGAATAAACTAATGCTCATGTCCTTGTTTTCATTCACTGGGCCACCAATCCGCTACTGAGCTAATTCAAGTATTCAGTAATCCCCATAATACCAGCACTGGGACATTTCTGCCCTCCCACTGTATAGAAGATACAGTCACTTATTGTGTATGAACAGCAGCCTCCCAATATGGGGACTTGGTAAGAATAATAAATTAGAATGAGGAGAAGACAGACTGTGAATGGACACAGCTCAGCTCCTCAATAATTATGGAGCAACTGTATCATTAAACTGTGAAAGCACCATTCGGCTTTTGATAACAAGAGTATAGGCAATGAGGGAACTAATCAATGATCCTTTGTCAATGCCTATGCTGAATAGATTTATGAACGTGATTGACTGTACTCATCTGTCTTGCCTAAGATACGGAAAATGTAGGGCTTTCTTGGCAATAAACACAGTTGATGTTATCGTCGTCCATAAGCCTTATTGCTCACGTTGGCTTTGTAGGCGCTGTGAGAGAGGTGAATTTATGTAGCGTGACGCATAAAAGTCTGCGAGCCATTTAAAATGACTTATATTAGTTCATCAGGTCACTGAATCTGCAGGGCAAATACACATTTATAGAGAGGCCTCTTTAAATGACCATTTGCTATTAAAACTTTGTCAAATGCATTACTCAGATACATCTCATCTCACTTTCATTACTCATATAGGATAGATACATAACCATATTTGTAAAAAGAACTATGGCCTACAAAAAGGATAAGCACTGTGCTTTTACGCTCTaacctgataaaaaaaattacagtccTAGGCCACCTCTGATGTGGAGGATTCTCGAGGACAAAGTTGTTAGTGGCCTACTAGGATGTACAGACAAAAAATATAACAGTGACACAGCACCACCCTGTGGCTGTGAGGGTACATCACAATTTACACAGACTGTGGTTGCACATCTTAATGGCATGGAGAAACTGGCATACATTTTATTCTGCTGCTTAAATGACTAATAATCTTCATGGTTAAACAATATTTTATCTGGACACTGAGGTAGATGggagaagaaagagggaaagattGAGAAGAAGCAAGACAGTAAAGAGGCTGAGGCAGCCCCAGTGTGAGCACCCCACGGATACAGAACTCAGAGATTTGTCCCAGAAGAAATTACCTCTATAAGGTGCATATTTTCCAGGAGCTGAGCAAAAGAGTGGAGCTGTACCAGGGGGACCACCTTTCTGCTGGAGGACGGCTCAGTCTGAGCCTCTTTATTAACTACAGAACACAATGCTGGCAAGACCAGGTGGCAGTGTTTCTAAGAAAGAAAGCACAgtaaaacaagaaaataaataagggCAAGATGGgctagtatttatttttttattccctgAAATTAACAAAGGGCTAAAATCATGATTTACCGATTAATTacaaatatatactttataGATAGGATACTTGACATTATCTTCTGACCATGTTGTTCCCTGCAATTATACTTTAGCATTTTGCCGAGGTGGGGCTGATGAAATGCTGGAAGCGGCAGCAGTAACTGTAGTGTAGCAGGAGTGATTGGGAACACGGTAAGCAAGCAGTGCatctaaaaaatgtaaatagacTTCCATACCCTTTTCCTGGGGTTGGTCTTATCtttgactgtggaggccagacTGATGCTGGAGGCAGCCTGGGAACCGTCCCTCTTCTGGACCGCAATCAACGCTGATCTCCAGGGCATATTGTGGTTCCTAAACACACTCTgcaagaaaacagaaaacatacaATTGTGTTGGTGCTTTAGAGATGATGGTAATAAAGTAACATATACATAACATGACGGCAGAATGAGCATCAACTGCACGGTCCATGCGCAAACCTTAATTCGTGATGGGATGGAGAGTGTCACCAGTTCAGGGCAAAACACTTTGTAAAGTGACAGTAGATTCAGGAGGAACGGCTGCCTTCCCTAAAGAAAACAATATCAACACGCTCAATATGACACATCTTTGTACTTGAAATctctttttttgatttttttgtgtcCTAATAATGCAGAATACAACAATAACCAATGATAGTGGAAAGGGTAGCCTCTCATGGGAATAATGCACAGagtgtaggaaaaaaaaaacatcctgggATTTCTCATTGAATAGATTATTTTTTACTGGGTAAGGCAATAATGTACTAGCTTTGATAAATGGCTGCAGAGGACATCAAATCAGCAGCAGCTTTACCAGTTTCGACTGTAGCTCCAGTAGCTTCCTGACTCTGAAGACTCGCACTACAACGAGAAAAAAATGAAGCTGTCAATAATGCTTACAGAAGTGATAAGAATATTGAAAAGAGGAAATAATGGAGTAAACCgaaaaaaaattgcattgcaATCATATTTCAGGTGTGAAAATGTCTAACTTACCACTTTCCTTTCTGGTCAAAAGGTACAGCAGATGGCAGATGAAAGGACACTGAAATAATGTGACAAAAGATAATGAGTTCACATCTCAGCAGTTGTTTAGTGGATCCCTTATCGCGTTACAGTGCTGCAGTCATTTCATTACACCGGTAAGCGGACAATCGTTCACATGTGAACAAACAGGACAGCACAACCCTCTTTTGTAATGAATGTTTTATATGCCTTAACCAAATAAACGCATTATCTGCCTGGTCAGGCAGAAATTAACCTTCTTTTAATGTCTGTGTCTCAAACAAGGCACAACATCCATAAACAGAAAAATAGCTTGCGGATACAAATATACATGTCATTTAAATGACAAATGAGCTTAGTAAACCATAAATTTGTTGCTCAAAGAAGTGTTAATGATTATGAATAGTATACAAATTTGATTTGATGCCATCTTACTAGAACAATGCAAAGATCATCAGCACACATACCAGATTTTCCTCTGTGACGAAGCTAAAGATGAAGCCATAGATAGCTCGAAGTTGGTCCTTTGCGTCAATCATGTCAAATACAGTCAACACCCACTTTATGAAAAGAATCTGAAAATTGTACATGCAAGTAAACACACAAATGGATTAACTATGGTGCAATCAAAAGCAGGTACACAGACACTCACTCATCTTAAATATTGTATAATTgaaactcctttttttttaagctaaaaTGCACTTATTTTTTAATGATGACTGAATTACTATATTATTAAAACGAGAACAGAGaacagtagttttaaatcatatCATTTTGCTTAAAATAGTTAGTTATAACCTTAGTAATTACAATAATGTTAATATTCTTTAAGAGTACAGAGAAAATATGTATATTCCAAACAACATACTTGTAAATTACTCATGAACAGAAAACAGATTAaaagaatttgaaaaaaatctcaTTTGCACTTACTTGTGTGCTGACAGGTATTTTGCCAACCCCCAGCCATACAAACGCTCGAACAACAGCCTCCTGAGGTACCACGGTGGCAGGAATCAGACACTTCAGCACCCGGGGACATAGAATAGTCCCTATACAGAGAAattcacacaaacaaaatcaGTTGTGTGTTCCTACACTTTTGGTAAAGAATGAAGACAATTTGTGTGCCATGTGTTTAAATTGCGGGGATAATGTGTGCTCAATGTACACCATATCAATTACATAAGCAATGGGCTCTCTGGTTTCTACCCACAGTCCAAAAACAGGCAGGTTAGGAGAATTTTAGGCTTTAATTTTACATAGGTGTGAATAAGAGTGTGACAGACACTGTCCAATGTGTACACTTGCTTGGTGTGTGCAGGACAGACTCCAGCCACCTACGACCCTCTACAGGTTAAGCACCCAAGAggatgaatgttttttttcccagtccACCGCTACTGCTAACTGTCTTACCCATACGGAGGCTCATAGCAAACTCCAGCATAATAGAGATGGTCTCTGGGGAAAGTCCTTTACTGTAGGCCACCTTCTCCACCAGCACCATGTTCCTCTCCACATCATCGTTCCCATACACAGGAGTACCTGCTTCAACTACAAGAGGGAGAGATAACATCAGAGTGTGTATATGCATTTAAAATGGTAAAATACTCACAGTCTGACCGATACAAGAGGTAATGTCAACAAGTTCAGATTCAGAGTTTGTTGATGTTGTGTCACATGACAGCAGATGAGCCGATACTGTGCAAACCGTTTGTTTGAACAAACTCCAGTATTATCTGCCGAAAATCTGTGAATTTCACGTTCATTCGCTAGCACGGGATAGATTTTACAGTTTAGCGGAGTGTAACATCCATAAATATTTAGGAATTTGGTGGCTAATGATGACGAATCCTGGAACTGCTCTGTAAATAAGTCTTTTTGGTTTACAGGACAGAACAacctattaaaaaaattatttaagagTTTTTGGATGATACAGGTGTGTATGCTAGAAGTGGGCTCTAGAAGATTGGGTTAACAACATTTTTTACAATGTGGTGGATTTCACAAAGGTGGTGTAATCTCCTTCATCTATGAATCATTATATGTGTAACATActgcatatactgtagtgtCATCTGTGTACGTCGTTAATTTAGGATGTTTTTTTAGTACCAGTGGTAAATCGATGGTAAAAATGGAATACAAAAG from Perca fluviatilis chromosome 10, GENO_Pfluv_1.0, whole genome shotgun sequence includes the following:
- the cenpi gene encoding centromere protein I, encoding MAAKLNLSGPPDSDTSSPNDQSVSSRSNNRSLRVADKERRKNEAEDPFVLALKYFSDVEAGTPVYGNDDVERNMVLVEKVAYSKGLSPETISIMLEFAMSLRMGTILCPRVLKCLIPATVVPQEAVVRAFVWLGVGKIPVSTQILFIKWVLTVFDMIDAKDQLRAIYGFIFSFVTEENLCPFICHLLYLLTRKESVRVFRVRKLLELQSKLGRQPFLLNLLSLYKVFCPELVTLSIPSRIKSVFRNHNMPWRSALIAVQKRDGSQAASSISLASTVKDKTNPRKRKHCHLVLPALCSVVNKEAQTEPSSSRKVVPLVQLHSFAQLLENMHLIELPAQMGSLLGSSLALQYLDCVQDESALLRLNFWLGYALHEEFLFCGDGGASQNSEEALQFLNKLLSTQHFLQEGFSSSEAFLYKFLTVWDGSLLRPQILGLLSNIPVIPSSQIRRLLFEPLMQLFFTSSLFFKCGLMECLNNMLLKWLTWHSVYALEDDLDISLNSHTSINMTLSGFKDSVMELVDFVGRLASVGLQLEGCHSLLLSFILDFYETVCDTFLKYGLPLVVIPPTGVFYPALFASDPVSVDRLAYIMYRYKVNLTSAKSQEKEQAFHISRQTFREFNHYAVVMVNCLWNSKMFQPGMGVQLGEELLLKSNVPQYWASFDLVHHPAFMSYAVDFHQKCWPGRKDMDLNSIKHSKPWSWYLEYLFSQGYDGLKQFVQSNISRQKAAGDGQGNSLST